The DNA window TATTTGAGACCACATGTAACGAAGAGGTTGAACTTATTGACCGTCATGGTATAATAAATCATAATAGAACGCTAACCCCTctacaaaagaagattataGATGAAACCCCAGAAGGTTTATTATTGTCAGATGATCAATGGTattatataaacagtaTCGAAGATTACAAAATTTTAGTTGATTGGTGGGAAAATTGGGGCAGACGTGAGCATGATCTGTTGAGACAAGTCAAGAGTGCCGAATGCGAAATTTTGGCCAGTTTGGAACGTGATCTGGAGAATATTGACAAGTTGGAAGCGGTGAAAGAACTAAAGGAGCAATTCCACCAATATGAATtatctgaagatgaattaAAGGCAACTGTGCAAACGATTAGCGAAGAGGATGACCAAGAATTTAAAGAAGGTGATCAACTGGAGCAACTAGCAGAGGAAATCATGAAACTTGACGATTCTTTTAAGACACGTAAAATCCTCAATAAGATACGGAATCTAGAGTTACAGCGTGATGAGCTTTTGGCCAAGAAGCAGTCCATCGAAGGTTCCAAAAAACCAGGTTCACGTGTGCAGCTACGTTCTGAACGTAAGAGAAATATGATAAACCGtgataaaaaattaaagaagcAAGAAGAGATCCTTACAGATCTGATTAACATTCCTCTGACCGCACCACAAAGACGTCTAGTGGCGTGGGAAAACGAATTGGCTAAAAAACTCTGGGGAACGTCACTAATGAAAGGTGCTAGTGGTAAGTTTAAGGGACAAGTCAAGGATTCAGTTGATCATAAACTTACGTCTATTCTAAAAAAcactttaaaatatcaggATGCAGCAACAACCGTTGCATGATGAAATTcacaataaaaaaataaaaaaatggcATAAACTGGTGATACCCTGTCAAAAGAACAAAGTTGACGCACAATCAAAAACACCAAAATTAAAGAATGTAACGATTGGAACGGGGTATGAACGTACCCTGTAGAAGATACAATACGTTCAATATTTTCAGGGACTACTAAAAACCTGAACTGTAACACACCAAAAGTTATACATAGATAGAGAGCTGTGCTAGTTGTAGCAAACTATTAGAACATTATATAATTATCGCAAAACCAGCAGGAAATAAATTATAGTAATTCTTTTTACAAATGAACGATTGAACGGAGGTattcattcattcattcattACGCATTGTCATCTTCGACGTCCTTCTTGGCGCTGgttaaatcaaaaatttcaaatttggCTTTAATAATTCATCTGATGAATACAGGATGTAATTAGAATTGTATAATTTAAGATATAACGGGCgatatttcttcatccatTCCACTAGTGGTTGTTGGAGTGATATTTATTCTTTTCAGTCGGTGATGTTGAGAAGGATATTGCATTATAACCGCCTGCGTGCGGATAATTCCCGTGTAATAATGCCACATTTTTCAAGACGGTGGTATGCTTCTGATCCAATAAAGAATACTAAGGAGCTGGAATCACCGGAGCGTTTGATTAAGAGATCTAGCATGGCTGCTGAGCCGTTAGATTTTTCTAATAACGCGCCTGTGAATCGTGTGAAGAAAAGACCGCTGCTGTCAGATTCCAAGTATGAATCCAAGGAATATCAGCTGCCCAAGTGGAAAGAAGCGTTTGCTGAATTAGTGTTGCGTGTATTTAGGTTGGATATGGATAAAATTAGGGCAGGTCCAGTTTCAGGTTCTTACTACTATGCTTTATGTAAGGAGCAGGGGTTGCAGTTTGAGAATGAGCCTTTGTCTAAAACAGCGCGATTCTTCtatgaagatttgaagtTACCACGTACCTTTTCTCAATGGTTCCAGATTGCGATATTGCATGAATGGCTGCTTTTTGTACGGATGAGAGGGATGCCCTTCAAATATGGGAAAAATTATCAGCAAAAATTGGTGGATAGAACATTTTCCGACATTGAACTGAGGTTAGTTGAAGAAATGAATGTAAATTCTGGAAGAATTAGGGACCAATACTTGAAGGATTTCCATTCCCAATTGCGTGGTGCCGTTTTATCCTATGATGAAGGGTTCTTCACGGATGATGCTACCTTGGCCGCTGCTTTATGGAGAAATTTATTTGGTGGTAGGAAAAACGTGGATATAATCCACTTGGAAGCTATGGTAAGATATGTACGTTCACAGTTGTATGTTTTAAGCAAAATGTCAGATCGTGATTTTGCTTTGGgcaatttcaaatttgttCCACCTGATGAGGCTGTCGAATTGCTGACTCCAACTCAGGAAGGTGAGATTAGAAAAAAGGTCATTGAGAAGTATGAGCTAATTGACAAGGATCCAAATACGTTACCAAGTCAAAGGAGTAAATTATCTTATAAAAACTGATCCCTCGGtgaaaaaaatcattaaCAATCCTTATATAATTGTAAATCACATTGTAAATAATTTTACACAACATTATAATCACTATAAAAAGATCAATCAAACTCTTCTAATCAGAATATCACATCCTAACAATTGGGATATCAACTCTTCCCTCTCACACCGAGCCAGCATGTACAGGGCGTCAAGAAGCTCTGTCTGATAACTACCATTGCCCTTTGCGCGTTGAGATGCTATTCTCCCAGCTGCTTTATAGATGACAGCAGCGGCAATAACAGCATGATATACTGAGTGTAAGTCAGAAATAGCACCTAGAATAGACGCTATAACTGTTCCCAATGAACAACCAGTAGCAGTAACACTTGAAATTATCGGAAAAGACCCTGCATGAATCACATATGTGGGCAAATCCTGCGGCTTAAGATAATTACCCTGCGTCAAATTAAAGTTATAACCTAATGATCCATCTACAATAATATCATGCTCGCCAGTCAGTACAACAACTGTTCTATAACGATAGGCTACATTCCGTGCAGAACAAATCAATGCACTTATATCTTTCCCTACATCACTAGCATCAACACCGCGTGTGGTGGCGACACTTAAACAATCCAAAGACGAAATTTCTCCAGCATTGCCCTTAATACAGGTGAATTGGGCACCCTTCAATATCTGATTATTCAAATCAAACCTAACTTTGGTTGCTGAATAACCAGCAGGATCAAATACAATGGGCAGTTTAGCATCATTATAAGCTTTTGCTGCATTTAGGCACGAATCTAACGGCAGAATAGTCCCTGTATTAATGAATAAAGAACCATACTTAATCCGTGCGAGGTCGTAACATTCCGCAGCATTTGAAGTAATGATTGGAGAGCCTCCTAATGCCAGAGATATGTTTGCAGCTAAATTTTCATGAACACGATTAGTGATATGCACTACTAATGGTGACCTTCCCGATACCAAATGAAGATAGTCAGTGACTTCTTGAACATTGATCTCATGTGAACTTGCGATGCTACCAGTAGCACTAGCACTAATATAAGGATAGCGCCCAGAATCCAAAACCTTTCTCAAGCTTACCGTTGCAGATAACGCATCTGTACTTGCCATAATTTCACTCACAACAGCGATACCGTCAGTAGCTCTTCTGCCACTCGTGCTAGCGCTTTGAAGTAAAACTCTTGCAACGTTATTCAAGTGTATGCCGCCAATGAGAACAGATCTACACCATGATGCATCACATTTCTCTAGCGCATCCAAAATAGTTATAGCACCATCAGTGCCCATAGGGTGtttttttggattctttTTGGTCGCAGTAGAGAATATCATACCTATACCAATGTAATCTACACACCCTGGGCCCCATTCTGCCAACTGCTCAACTTCATGGGAGTACCCAACACTGAGACCAATAATC is part of the Eremothecium cymbalariae DBVPG#7215 chromosome 2, complete sequence genome and encodes:
- the CBP3 gene encoding Cbp3p (similar to Ashbya gossypii AFL111W); translation: MLRRILHYNRLRADNSRVIMPHFSRRWYASDPIKNTKELESPERLIKRSSMAAEPLDFSNNAPVNRVKKRPLLSDSKYESKEYQLPKWKEAFAELVLRVFRLDMDKIRAGPVSGSYYYALCKEQGLQFENEPLSKTARFFYEDLKLPRTFSQWFQIAILHEWLLFVRMRGMPFKYGKNYQQKLVDRTFSDIELRLVEEMNVNSGRIRDQYLKDFHSQLRGAVLSYDEGFFTDDATLAAALWRNLFGGRKNVDIIHLEAMVRYVRSQLYVLSKMSDRDFALGNFKFVPPDEAVELLTPTQEGEIRKKVIEKYELIDKDPNTLPSQRSKLSYKN
- the THI6 gene encoding bifunctional hydroxyethylthiazole kinase/thiamine-phosphate diphosphorylase (similar to Ashbya gossypii AFL110C), coding for MIEKCDVNYRLYLVTDSDMLPDGKSFEHQVESALKGGVTLVQLREKECESKEFLEKAYRLKDLCSRYNVPLIINDRVDIALAVDADGVHVGQSDIPVPVVRKLLGPKKIIGLSVGYSHEVEQLAEWGPGCVDYIGIGMIFSTATKKNPKKHPMGTDGAITILDALEKCDASWCRSVLIGGIHLNNVARVLLQSASTSGRRATDGIAVVSEIMASTDALSATVSLRKVLDSGRYPYISASATGSIASSHEINVQEVTDYLHLVSGRSPLVVHITNRVHENLAANISLALGGSPIITSNAAECYDLARIKYGSLFINTGTILPLDSCLNAAKAYNDAKLPIVFDPAGYSATKVRFDLNNQILKGAQFTCIKGNAGEISSLDCLSVATTRGVDASDVGKDISALICSARNVAYRYRTVVVLTGEHDIIVDGSLGYNFNLTQGNYLKPQDLPTYVIHAGSFPIISSVTATGCSLGTVIASILGAISDLHSVYHAVIAAAVIYKAAGRIASQRAKGNGSYQTELLDALYMLARCEREELISQLLGCDILIRRV